One stretch of Paenibacillus sp. AN1007 DNA includes these proteins:
- a CDS encoding serine hydrolase has product MLRILLALILCAGAVFGLAGSFTASAAQHTQTVHIEVNGEQQFWQHAPLNFKGTTYVPLRDVVQSVKGNLKWDARSKTATIIVGRDTLVHQAGSDTIRVNQVSLSIPASSRTVNGTLMVPVRAVANALKADIKVERTASGQMNVGILTDQVSVLRPEASVVDTYLREINYPGMALIARDGKVVLKQGYGLADKQTLNRPDQKTRIASLSKSFTAASILSLAEAGKLDVQDPISKYISGIPKGDEITLHMLLSQTSGLPSAFGRGEGAALEETVEEIRHKTLKFDPGSAYLYSNSGYVLLAYVVEQVSGMSYADYVQQTILEPLGMKDSGEASRKVHTNSGFVQQGKGWEPAPYYVSQSGSGTIYSTVDDLLKWDRALYTDQILSQETIETMYKPYSDKNYGYAWILKENGTKRTVFHNGSGGGFATAFSRNLSDDVTIILLGNHAGMDMTSLLNEVEARTAKALNLQ; this is encoded by the coding sequence ATGCTTCGCATCCTTTTGGCACTTATTCTATGTGCTGGCGCGGTTTTCGGGCTGGCTGGCAGTTTCACAGCTTCTGCAGCGCAGCATACGCAAACCGTCCACATTGAAGTCAATGGGGAGCAGCAATTCTGGCAGCATGCTCCGCTTAATTTTAAAGGCACCACGTATGTTCCCTTACGGGATGTTGTTCAATCTGTCAAAGGAAATCTGAAATGGGACGCACGCAGCAAAACAGCCACCATTATTGTTGGCAGGGACACGCTGGTGCATCAAGCCGGCAGTGACACCATCCGAGTAAATCAGGTCTCTCTATCTATTCCTGCAAGTTCACGCACCGTAAATGGTACATTGATGGTTCCGGTACGGGCTGTGGCGAACGCGCTAAAAGCTGATATCAAGGTGGAGCGGACTGCTTCAGGCCAGATGAATGTCGGTATACTTACGGATCAAGTAAGTGTTCTGCGTCCTGAAGCTTCTGTTGTTGATACATATCTGCGCGAGATCAACTATCCCGGTATGGCTCTGATTGCACGAGATGGGAAAGTAGTACTAAAGCAGGGTTATGGCCTTGCCGATAAACAGACACTGAATCGTCCGGATCAGAAGACCCGTATTGCCTCCTTGAGCAAATCATTCACAGCAGCTTCCATTCTGAGCTTGGCAGAAGCAGGCAAGCTGGATGTGCAGGACCCGATCTCCAAGTATATTTCGGGCATTCCAAAGGGGGACGAAATTACACTGCATATGCTGTTGTCCCAGACTTCGGGGCTGCCTTCAGCCTTTGGCCGTGGTGAAGGCGCTGCACTTGAAGAGACGGTGGAAGAAATTCGCCACAAAACGTTGAAGTTTGATCCCGGCAGTGCATATCTTTACAGCAACAGCGGTTATGTTTTACTTGCCTACGTCGTGGAGCAGGTGTCCGGCATGAGCTATGCCGATTATGTGCAGCAGACTATTCTGGAGCCGCTCGGCATGAAAGACTCGGGAGAAGCATCTCGCAAAGTGCATACGAACAGCGGTTTTGTTCAACAGGGTAAAGGATGGGAACCTGCACCTTACTATGTTTCACAATCCGGGTCTGGAACGATCTATTCTACCGTGGATGATCTGCTCAAATGGGATCGTGCGTTATACACGGACCAGATTCTAAGTCAGGAAACGATTGAAACGATGTATAAGCCTTACTCTGATAAAAATTACGGTTATGCCTGGATTCTCAAGGAAAACGGAACAAAACGCACCGTCTTCCATAACGGAAGCGGCGGGGGTTTTGCTACAGCATTCTCACGTAATCTGTCCGACGATGTGACCATTATTCTACTCGGCAACCATGCAGGCATGGATATGACCTCGCTTCTGAATGAGGTAGAGGCTCGTACAGCCAAAGCTTTGAACCTGCAATGA
- a CDS encoding methyl-accepting chemotaxis protein has protein sequence MKKKSRTESRVKTKLQSWFTLTVKKRLIAALLLFLIVPSLSVGWLAYLKAADQVKLEIVRSAQAKTEMLSLQIDQMLSMEKDNAAQMAAGITSEEIINKSPALQAQLDRMSQNHKELGILTAGAEDGSWMKSPDPGNQIYDPRERTWYKMAMSQSEPIISDTFQSVTTGEWVVTAAAKLADGNGVFGANVSLNHLKETVDQIHIGKAGKLYMLDNGGKFLFHYKIESGTQSDQSYINEMYTKDRGTVKYTYDGQTMEAVFYTNPATGWKIVGEMIPGEAAEAVQPIMIRAITLVGVAVVVGIILLIFIIRSIHRPLQQLTQAASQVSAGDLTVRVGLQRKDEFGQLGESFDTMTTSLRNVLGEVHDTSSQLAASSEELMASSEQTSKATEQVAELMQDAAAGTTMQNESLAATEQLVGEMSVGVKEISSRAGEAERIAIEASTKSEAGMVTMQEAVSHIQQVNEESRAMETVIDDLRAKNEEILEIVAEITAIAKQTNILALNASIEASRAGEHGRGFAVVANEVKSLANSSGASAERINELMREMYEKTHAVESTFARTGEGMIKSSQMITEAGEAFQTIRDAVQMVAAQAEEAASASRQIDQGMGYVNKAVNDTMVLSNRIAAGTEDGSAAAQEQLAAMEEVAASSAALSQMAEDLQHIIERFKL, from the coding sequence ATGAAGAAAAAGTCTCGAACAGAATCTAGAGTGAAGACAAAATTGCAGAGCTGGTTTACGTTGACGGTAAAAAAACGGCTGATTGCCGCATTGCTTTTATTCCTGATTGTACCCAGTCTCAGTGTAGGGTGGCTGGCGTATCTCAAGGCGGCAGATCAGGTTAAACTGGAGATTGTTCGTTCTGCACAGGCCAAAACGGAAATGCTTAGTCTGCAGATTGATCAGATGCTTAGTATGGAGAAGGATAACGCTGCGCAGATGGCGGCGGGCATTACTTCAGAGGAGATCATTAACAAATCTCCTGCACTTCAAGCACAGCTGGATCGGATGTCACAGAACCATAAAGAGCTGGGTATCCTTACTGCCGGAGCCGAAGACGGCAGCTGGATGAAATCTCCCGATCCTGGGAACCAGATCTATGATCCTCGTGAACGCACATGGTATAAAATGGCGATGTCACAATCCGAACCGATCATCTCGGATACCTTCCAGTCTGTAACCACAGGAGAGTGGGTCGTAACGGCAGCAGCCAAACTGGCAGATGGGAATGGTGTTTTTGGCGCCAATGTAAGTCTGAATCATTTGAAGGAAACAGTGGACCAGATACATATCGGTAAGGCGGGAAAACTGTATATGTTGGATAATGGCGGGAAATTTTTATTCCATTATAAGATTGAATCCGGTACACAGTCCGATCAAAGTTACATTAACGAAATGTATACGAAGGATCGAGGAACAGTGAAGTATACATATGATGGTCAGACAATGGAGGCTGTGTTCTACACCAATCCTGCAACAGGCTGGAAAATTGTGGGTGAGATGATTCCTGGCGAAGCAGCGGAGGCTGTACAGCCGATCATGATCCGTGCGATTACGCTTGTAGGGGTAGCGGTAGTTGTAGGGATCATACTGCTGATCTTTATTATCCGCAGCATTCATCGGCCATTACAGCAGTTAACACAGGCTGCATCGCAAGTAAGCGCAGGAGACCTAACGGTTCGTGTAGGGCTGCAGCGTAAGGATGAGTTCGGTCAGCTTGGAGAGAGCTTTGATACAATGACAACTTCACTGCGCAATGTGCTTGGCGAGGTACATGATACATCCAGCCAGCTGGCAGCCTCATCGGAAGAGCTGATGGCAAGCTCCGAGCAGACCTCGAAAGCCACCGAGCAGGTGGCTGAACTGATGCAGGATGCAGCCGCAGGAACGACCATGCAGAATGAAAGTCTGGCTGCGACTGAGCAGCTTGTTGGTGAGATGTCAGTTGGAGTTAAAGAGATTTCTTCAAGAGCAGGAGAAGCGGAGCGTATTGCGATCGAAGCATCTACGAAATCGGAAGCGGGAATGGTAACCATGCAGGAGGCCGTATCCCATATTCAGCAGGTGAATGAAGAGAGCAGGGCAATGGAAACTGTGATCGACGATCTGCGTGCAAAAAATGAAGAGATTCTGGAGATCGTGGCGGAGATTACAGCCATCGCCAAACAGACCAACATTCTGGCATTGAATGCCTCGATCGAGGCTTCCAGAGCAGGGGAGCATGGGCGAGGATTTGCTGTGGTGGCAAATGAAGTCAAATCGCTTGCGAACAGTTCAGGGGCTTCGGCGGAGCGAATTAATGAGCTGATGCGGGAGATGTATGAGAAGACGCATGCGGTAGAGTCTACCTTTGCACGCACAGGTGAAGGTATGATAAAAAGTTCACAGATGATCACGGAGGCAGGAGAAGCCTTCCAGACGATCCGTGATGCGGTACAGATGGTAGCGGCACAAGCCGAAGAAGCTGCTTCAGCTTCCCGTCAGATCGATCAAGGCATGGGGTATGTGAACAAAGCGGTAAACGATACGATGGTACTATCCAACCGGATTGCTGCCGGAACCGAGGATGGCTCGGCTGCCGCTCAGGAGCAGCTTGCAGCAATGGAAGAAGTTGCCGCGTCTTCGGCGGCTTTATCGCAGATGGCAGAGGATCTGCAGCACATAATTGAACGTTTTAAACTGTAA